A window from Flavobacterium sp. 83 encodes these proteins:
- the ftsY gene encoding signal recognition particle-docking protein FtsY, with translation MSFFKRIFSSEKKETLDKGLEKSKTNFFSKLTKAVAGKSKVDDEVLDNLEEILVASDVGVNTTLKIITRIENRVASDKYLGIEELNGILREEIAALLSETNAGEATEFVIPIKTKPYVLMVVGVNGVGKTTTIGKLAYQFKKQGYKVVLGAADTFRAAAIDQLQIWADRVGVPIVRQDMGSDPASVAFDTLQSAVAQNADIVIIDTAGRLHNKINLMNELTKVKRVMQKVVGEAPHDVLLVLDGSTGQNAFEQAKQFTAATEVTALAVTKLDGTAKGGVVIGISDQFKIPVKYIGVGEGIEDLQVFNKYEFVDSFFK, from the coding sequence ATGAGTTTTTTTAAAAGAATATTTTCTTCAGAGAAAAAGGAAACATTAGACAAAGGTCTTGAAAAGTCAAAAACAAATTTCTTTTCAAAGCTAACTAAAGCCGTTGCCGGAAAGTCGAAAGTTGATGATGAAGTTTTAGATAATTTAGAGGAAATCCTTGTTGCCTCAGATGTGGGTGTAAATACCACATTGAAAATAATCACCCGAATAGAAAATCGTGTTGCTTCAGATAAATATCTAGGAATAGAGGAACTGAATGGAATTCTGCGAGAAGAAATTGCCGCTCTGTTATCTGAAACAAATGCAGGTGAAGCTACTGAATTTGTGATTCCAATTAAAACTAAGCCTTACGTTTTGATGGTGGTTGGCGTAAATGGTGTTGGTAAAACTACCACAATAGGTAAGTTAGCTTATCAGTTTAAAAAACAAGGTTACAAAGTTGTTCTTGGTGCTGCTGATACTTTTCGTGCTGCAGCTATTGATCAATTGCAAATATGGGCGGATAGAGTAGGTGTTCCTATTGTTCGTCAAGATATGGGAAGTGATCCTGCTTCAGTGGCTTTTGATACCTTACAATCAGCGGTAGCTCAAAATGCAGATATTGTAATTATTGATACTGCCGGACGTTTGCATAATAAAATTAATTTGATGAATGAATTAACCAAAGTAAAACGAGTAATGCAAAAAGTTGTTGGCGAAGCGCCACACGATGTATTATTAGTTTTGGATGGTTCTACTGGTCAAAATGCTTTTGAACAGGCTAAACAGTTCACTGCTGCTACAGAAGTAACGGCACTTGCTGTTACTAAACTGGACGGTACTGCTAAAGGTGGAGTGGTAATAGGAATCTCTGACCAATTTAAAATTCCTGTAAAATATATAGGTGTTGGAGAAGGAATCGAAGATTTGCAAGTTTTTAACAAGTATGAATTTGTTGACAGCTTTTTTAAATAA
- a CDS encoding DUF4295 domain-containing protein, whose protein sequence is MAKKTVASLQTSSKRLSKAIKMVKSPKTGAYTFVESIMAPEAVDEFLKKK, encoded by the coding sequence ATGGCAAAGAAAACCGTAGCATCGTTACAAACATCTTCTAAGAGATTATCAAAAGCCATCAAAATGGTAAAATCTCCTAAAACAGGTGCATATACATTCGTAGAATCTATTATGGCTCCAGAAGCAGTTGATGAATTCTTGAAAAAGAAATAA
- the rpmG gene encoding 50S ribosomal protein L33, with protein MAKKGNRIQVILECTEHKTSGVAGTSRYITTKNKKNTPDRLEIKKFNPILKRVTVHKEIK; from the coding sequence ATGGCAAAGAAAGGTAATAGAATCCAGGTAATTTTAGAATGTACTGAACACAAAACATCAGGTGTTGCAGGGACTTCAAGATACATAACAACAAAGAACAAAAAAAATACTCCAGACAGATTAGAGATTAAAAAATTTAATCCAATCTTGAAACGTGTAACTGTTCACAAAGAAATTAAGTAA
- the rpmB gene encoding 50S ribosomal protein L28, whose amino-acid sequence MSRVCDLTGKRAMVGNNVSHAMNKTKRKFSVNLVKKRFYLPEEDRWITLRVAASTIKTINKNGIAAVLKKAQSEGFIK is encoded by the coding sequence ATGTCAAGAGTTTGTGACCTTACAGGTAAAAGAGCGATGGTAGGAAATAACGTTTCTCACGCTATGAATAAAACTAAGAGAAAATTTTCTGTAAACTTAGTAAAAAAGCGTTTTTATCTTCCAGAAGAAGATAGATGGATTACTCTTAGAGTAGCAGCATCTACGATAAAAACAATTAACAAAAATGGAATAGCTGCAGTTTTGAAAAAAGCGCAGTCAGAAGGATTTATTAAATAA